A stretch of the Saccharolobus caldissimus genome encodes the following:
- the malA gene encoding alpha-glucosidase MalA, whose protein sequence is MMDIKIEKSRNTYRIRVNNPNPVVDFPFNGSETNELPENIKIEEGKYPFPDNKFSYYGLIISRGLNIDDHIYGLGEKAYELDRKRTRLQMWNTDVGAVTKYGWYVDPMYKSIPFFIILNKKEGVTGYFINSASRVIFDFGILNYDKITIFVPERSVEFYLFKGNSVEEVIEAYTNLTGKPFLLPEWALGYQISRFSYFPQDYVIEIVKRHLEKGIKVSAIYLDIDYMDRYKIFTWNKERFPDPLQLSEELHKLGVKLITIINPCIKVDYKYEPFKEAVNLGILMEDEDGSIFVAKMWAGNCAWIDFSNSKAREWWANKIMEWVRKYGVDGIWLDMNEPTSFGRDMPDNAVFHSDKGDVSHLSFRNAFPYYQAMATFEGLKKAGIDKPFILSRAAYAGSQKYCAVWTGDNIAEWEDLRLQISLALSLSISGIPYVGCDIGAFIGRTHPRGSIDYSSSFDLLTKYYEIALFFPFFRSHKSKDGIDQEPFTLPDYYMNKIKQIIDLRYRFILYLSALALEAHEKGHPILRPLFYHYQDDENVYRIDDEFMVGEFILYAPILSKDSKRLVYLPPRDKWVSFWNNVEYSGWVESDGWLPIYIRYNSILPLQGNDGIDLIVYGEKAEIKMYDSNIISLKDDRITFSNALKVDTIEFKGLRNIKNIYVNDKEYKVENNKVSIKENVREIILKY, encoded by the coding sequence ATTATGGATATTAAAATTGAGAAAAGCAGAAACACGTACAGAATTAGGGTTAATAATCCTAATCCAGTAGTTGACTTTCCGTTTAATGGATCTGAAACTAATGAACTACCTGAGAACATTAAAATAGAAGAGGGAAAATATCCGTTCCCTGATAATAAATTTTCATATTATGGATTGATAATCTCACGGGGATTAAATATAGATGACCATATATATGGTCTTGGAGAGAAGGCCTATGAATTAGATAGAAAGAGGACTAGATTACAAATGTGGAATACTGATGTTGGTGCTGTAACTAAATATGGTTGGTATGTAGACCCTATGTATAAATCCATACCGTTTTTTATAATACTAAATAAGAAAGAGGGAGTTACTGGTTATTTTATAAATTCAGCATCGAGAGTAATATTCGATTTTGGAATTTTAAATTACGATAAAATAACGATATTTGTTCCAGAGAGATCAGTGGAATTTTATCTTTTTAAGGGAAACAGTGTAGAGGAAGTAATTGAAGCTTATACAAATCTAACCGGTAAACCGTTTCTATTGCCAGAATGGGCATTAGGTTATCAAATAAGCAGGTTTAGTTACTTCCCTCAAGATTATGTAATTGAAATAGTTAAGAGACATTTAGAGAAGGGGATTAAAGTATCTGCAATTTACCTAGACATAGACTACATGGACAGATATAAGATATTCACGTGGAATAAAGAAAGATTTCCTGATCCTCTTCAGTTATCTGAAGAGCTTCATAAGTTAGGGGTAAAGTTAATAACTATAATTAATCCTTGCATAAAGGTAGATTATAAATACGAACCATTCAAGGAGGCTGTAAATTTAGGTATTCTAATGGAAGATGAGGACGGAAGTATATTCGTTGCTAAGATGTGGGCTGGGAATTGTGCGTGGATAGACTTCTCTAATTCTAAGGCTAGGGAATGGTGGGCAAACAAAATAATGGAATGGGTTAGAAAATATGGAGTAGATGGAATTTGGCTTGATATGAACGAACCTACATCTTTTGGTAGGGACATGCCAGATAATGCTGTCTTTCATTCAGATAAGGGTGATGTTTCACATTTATCATTTAGGAACGCCTTCCCCTATTATCAAGCAATGGCTACTTTTGAAGGTTTAAAAAAAGCTGGAATTGATAAACCCTTTATATTATCGAGGGCAGCATATGCTGGAAGTCAAAAATATTGCGCAGTGTGGACTGGAGATAATATTGCCGAATGGGAGGACTTAAGATTACAAATATCTTTAGCGTTAAGCTTATCTATTAGTGGGATACCTTATGTGGGGTGCGATATAGGGGCTTTTATAGGTAGGACTCATCCTAGGGGAAGTATAGATTATTCCTCGTCATTTGATCTTCTAACTAAATACTATGAAATAGCGTTATTCTTTCCATTTTTCAGATCTCATAAGAGTAAGGATGGTATTGATCAAGAACCCTTTACCTTACCAGATTATTATATGAACAAGATAAAGCAAATAATAGACTTAAGATACAGATTTATTCTATATCTTTCAGCTTTAGCTTTAGAAGCCCACGAAAAGGGACATCCAATACTTAGACCTTTATTTTATCATTATCAAGACGATGAAAACGTTTATAGGATAGATGACGAGTTTATGGTAGGGGAATTTATATTATATGCTCCAATTCTCTCGAAGGATTCTAAAAGACTAGTTTACTTACCTCCTAGAGATAAATGGGTTAGTTTCTGGAATAATGTAGAATATAGCGGTTGGGTGGAATCTGATGGATGGTTACCGATTTATATAAGATATAACTCAATTTTACCGCTTCAAGGAAATGATGGAATTGACTTAATTGTTTATGGTGAAAAAGCAGAAATAAAAATGTATGATTCAAACATTATTTCACTGAAAGATGATAGAATTACATTTAGCAATGCATTAAAAGTTGATACTATTGAATTTAAAGGGTTAAGAAACATTAAAAATATCTACGTTAATGACAAAGAGTATAAGGTAGAAAATAATAAGGTTTCAATTAAAGAGAATGTAAGAGAGATAATATTAAAATATTAA
- a CDS encoding ABC transporter permease translates to MNYKWLIRRLASVIIAMFVTIVISWALLEYSPYSPANYIMQFINPQDFAQKPGLYSSLIQYLNTLRPHGNPLINAVNYINNVIHGNLGLSIVSDVPVAQIIAAALPWTLFIVTTSILISFFLGIRIGQKLAYIRGSKTDSITTVSLSILRAVPIYVYAALLVFVLGFVYHVFPTGGAYSPNVTPGLNLAFIISVLYHAFLPILSLTLVNLVGWILHMRANTISVLGEDFVNFAEIAGVKKSIIEKKFIGKNAILPLYTSLIIAIGFSFGGSLFVEQTFSYPGVGDLLITAITSNDYPTEMGVFIILIAAVIIGNLIADLTYSFLDPRAKVGEE, encoded by the coding sequence ATGAATTATAAGTGGTTAATCAGAAGATTAGCTTCAGTGATAATTGCAATGTTTGTAACTATAGTAATAAGTTGGGCACTCTTAGAATATTCTCCTTATTCGCCAGCCAACTATATTATGCAATTCATAAATCCTCAAGATTTTGCCCAAAAGCCTGGGCTTTACTCTTCACTTATTCAATACTTAAATACTCTTAGACCACATGGAAATCCTCTAATTAACGCGGTAAATTATATTAATAATGTTATTCACGGAAATCTAGGTTTATCAATCGTTAGTGATGTTCCAGTAGCACAAATTATAGCAGCTGCATTACCTTGGACATTGTTTATAGTTACCACATCCATTTTAATTAGTTTCTTTTTAGGAATTAGAATAGGCCAAAAATTAGCTTATATAAGGGGTAGTAAAACTGACTCCATTACTACTGTGTCTTTATCCATACTTAGAGCTGTACCCATTTACGTTTATGCAGCGCTTTTAGTATTCGTACTTGGATTTGTATATCACGTATTTCCTACGGGGGGTGCATATAGCCCTAACGTAACTCCGGGTTTAAACTTAGCTTTTATAATAAGCGTACTTTATCATGCATTTTTACCAATATTAAGTCTAACATTGGTAAACTTAGTGGGATGGATATTGCACATGAGAGCAAATACCATAAGTGTGCTAGGAGAGGATTTCGTAAATTTTGCTGAAATAGCTGGAGTTAAGAAAAGTATAATAGAGAAGAAGTTTATTGGAAAAAACGCCATATTACCATTATACACTAGTCTAATAATAGCAATAGGCTTCTCCTTCGGTGGTTCCCTATTTGTGGAACAAACTTTTTCATATCCAGGTGTAGGGGATTTGCTAATAACAGCTATAACATCAAATGATTATCCTACAGAGATGGGAGTTTTCATTATTTTAATTGCTGCAGTAATAATAGGGAATTTAATTGCAGACTTAACTTACTCTTTCTTAGATCCAAGGGCAAAGGTTGGGGAGGAATAA